One region of Mus musculus strain C57BL/6J chromosome 15, GRCm38.p6 C57BL/6J genomic DNA includes:
- the Mapk12 gene encoding mitogen-activated protein kinase 12 isoform X1, protein MSSPPPARKGFYRQEVTKTAWEVRAVYQDLQPVGSGAYGAVCSAVDSRTGNKVAIKKLYRPFQSELFAKRAYRELRLLKHMRHENVIGLLDVFTPDESLDDFTDFYLVMPFMGTDLGKLMKHETLSEDRIQFLVYQMLKGLKYIHAAGVIHRDLKPGNLAVNEDCELKILDFGLARQADSEMTGYVVTRWYRAPEVILNWMRYTQTVDIWSVGCIMAEMITGKILFKGNDHLDQLKEIMKITGTPPPEFVQKLQSAEVSGSGWWAGLGLGGWPITLFPSQAKNYMEGLPELEKKDFASVLTNASPQAVNLLERMLVLDAEQRVTAAEALTHPYFESLRDTEDEPKAQKYDDSFDDVDRTLEEWKRVTYKEVLSFKPPRQLGARVPKETAL, encoded by the exons ATGAGCTCCCCGCCACCCGCCCGCAAGGGCTTTTACCGCCAGGAGGTGACCAAAACGGCCTGGGAGGTGCGCGCCGTGTACCAAGACCTGCAGCCCGTTGGCTCTGGTGCCTATGGTGCAGTGTG CTCTGCAGTAGACAGCCGCACTGGCAACAAGGTGGCCATCAAGAAGTTGTACCGGCCCTTCCAGTCGGAGCTGTTTGCCAAGCGCGCCTACAGAGAGTTGCGCCTCCTCAAACACATGCGCCACGAGAAC GTCATTGGGCTACTGGATGTGTTCACACCTGATGAGTCTCTGGACGACTTCACAGACTT CTACCTGGTGATGCCATTCATGGGCACTGATCTGGGCAAACTCATGAAGCATGAGACCCTGAGTGAAGACAGAATCCAGTTTCTTGTGTATCAGATGTTGAAGGGGCTGAAG TATATCCATGCGGCTGGTGTCATCCACAGA GACTTGAAGCCTGGCAACCTGGCTGTGAATGAGGACTGTGAGCTGAAG ATCCTAGACTTTGGCCTTGCCAGGCAGGCAGACAGTGAGATGACAGGATATGTGGTAACCCGGTGGTATCGGGCACCAGAGGTCATCTTGAATTGGATGCGCTACACGCAGACAG TGGACATTTGGTCCGTTGGCTGCATCATGGCGGAGATGATTACTGGGAAGATCCTGTTCAAAGGCAATGACC ACCTGGACCAGCTGAAGGAGATCATGAAGATCACAGGGACGCCCCCTCCTGAGTTTGTTCAGAAGCTACAGAGTGCAGAGgtcagtgggagtgggtggtgggcTGGACTTGGGCTTGGGGGCTGGCCTATCACCCTTTTTCCCTCACAGGCCAAGAACTACATGGAAGGCCTCCCTGAGTTAGAAAAGAAGGATTTTGCCTCTGTCCTGACCAACGCAAGCCCTCAGG CTGTGAATCTCCTGGAAAGGATGCTGGTGCTGGATGCGGAACAGCGGGTGACAGCAGCTGAGGCGTTAACCCATCCATACTTTGAGTCCCTTCGGGACACTGAGGATGAACCCAAGGCCCAGAAATATGACGACTCCTTTGATGATGTAGACCGCACCCTTGAGGAATGGAAGC GTGTGACTTACAAGGAAGTTCTCAGCTTCAAGCCTCCTAGGCAGCtaggagccagagttccaaagGAGACGGCTCTGTGA
- the Mapk12 gene encoding mitogen-activated protein kinase 12 isoform X4, translating into MTGYVVTRWYRAPEVILNWMRYTQTVDIWSVGCIMAEMITGKILFKGNDHLDQLKEIMKITGTPPPEFVQKLQSAEVSGSGWWAGLGLGGWPITLFPSQAKNYMEGLPELEKKDFASVLTNASPQAVNLLERMLVLDAEQRVTAAEALTHPYFESLRDTEDEPKAQKYDDSFDDVDRTLEEWKRVTYKEVLSFKPPRQLGARVPKETAL; encoded by the exons ATGACAGGATATGTGGTAACCCGGTGGTATCGGGCACCAGAGGTCATCTTGAATTGGATGCGCTACACGCAGACAG TGGACATTTGGTCCGTTGGCTGCATCATGGCGGAGATGATTACTGGGAAGATCCTGTTCAAAGGCAATGACC ACCTGGACCAGCTGAAGGAGATCATGAAGATCACAGGGACGCCCCCTCCTGAGTTTGTTCAGAAGCTACAGAGTGCAGAGgtcagtgggagtgggtggtgggcTGGACTTGGGCTTGGGGGCTGGCCTATCACCCTTTTTCCCTCACAGGCCAAGAACTACATGGAAGGCCTCCCTGAGTTAGAAAAGAAGGATTTTGCCTCTGTCCTGACCAACGCAAGCCCTCAGG CTGTGAATCTCCTGGAAAGGATGCTGGTGCTGGATGCGGAACAGCGGGTGACAGCAGCTGAGGCGTTAACCCATCCATACTTTGAGTCCCTTCGGGACACTGAGGATGAACCCAAGGCCCAGAAATATGACGACTCCTTTGATGATGTAGACCGCACCCTTGAGGAATGGAAGC GTGTGACTTACAAGGAAGTTCTCAGCTTCAAGCCTCCTAGGCAGCtaggagccagagttccaaagGAGACGGCTCTGTGA
- the Mapk12 gene encoding mitogen-activated protein kinase 12 isoform X3 codes for MSSPPPARKGFYRQEVTKTAWEVRAVYQDLQPVGSGAYGAVCSAVDSRTGNKVAIKKLYRPFQSELFAKRAYRELRLLKHMRHENVIGLLDVFTPDESLDDFTDFYLVMPFMGTDLGKLMKHETLSEDRIQFLVYQMLKGLKYIHAAGVIHRILDFGLARQADSEMTGYVVTRWYRAPEVILNWMRYTQTVDIWSVGCIMAEMITGKILFKGNDHLDQLKEIMKITGTPPPEFVQKLQSAEAKNYMEGLPELEKKDFASVLTNASPQAVNLLERMLVLDAEQRVTAAEALTHPYFESLRDTEDEPKAQKYDDSFDDVDRTLEEWKRVTYKEVLSFKPPRQLGARVPKETAL; via the exons ATGAGCTCCCCGCCACCCGCCCGCAAGGGCTTTTACCGCCAGGAGGTGACCAAAACGGCCTGGGAGGTGCGCGCCGTGTACCAAGACCTGCAGCCCGTTGGCTCTGGTGCCTATGGTGCAGTGTG CTCTGCAGTAGACAGCCGCACTGGCAACAAGGTGGCCATCAAGAAGTTGTACCGGCCCTTCCAGTCGGAGCTGTTTGCCAAGCGCGCCTACAGAGAGTTGCGCCTCCTCAAACACATGCGCCACGAGAAC GTCATTGGGCTACTGGATGTGTTCACACCTGATGAGTCTCTGGACGACTTCACAGACTT CTACCTGGTGATGCCATTCATGGGCACTGATCTGGGCAAACTCATGAAGCATGAGACCCTGAGTGAAGACAGAATCCAGTTTCTTGTGTATCAGATGTTGAAGGGGCTGAAG TATATCCATGCGGCTGGTGTCATCCACAGA ATCCTAGACTTTGGCCTTGCCAGGCAGGCAGACAGTGAGATGACAGGATATGTGGTAACCCGGTGGTATCGGGCACCAGAGGTCATCTTGAATTGGATGCGCTACACGCAGACAG TGGACATTTGGTCCGTTGGCTGCATCATGGCGGAGATGATTACTGGGAAGATCCTGTTCAAAGGCAATGACC ACCTGGACCAGCTGAAGGAGATCATGAAGATCACAGGGACGCCCCCTCCTGAGTTTGTTCAGAAGCTACAGAGTGCAGAG GCCAAGAACTACATGGAAGGCCTCCCTGAGTTAGAAAAGAAGGATTTTGCCTCTGTCCTGACCAACGCAAGCCCTCAGG CTGTGAATCTCCTGGAAAGGATGCTGGTGCTGGATGCGGAACAGCGGGTGACAGCAGCTGAGGCGTTAACCCATCCATACTTTGAGTCCCTTCGGGACACTGAGGATGAACCCAAGGCCCAGAAATATGACGACTCCTTTGATGATGTAGACCGCACCCTTGAGGAATGGAAGC GTGTGACTTACAAGGAAGTTCTCAGCTTCAAGCCTCCTAGGCAGCtaggagccagagttccaaagGAGACGGCTCTGTGA
- the Mapk12 gene encoding mitogen-activated protein kinase 12 isoform X2 has protein sequence MSSPPPARKGFYRQEVTKTAWEVRAVYQDLQPVGSGAYGAVCSAVDSRTGNKVAIKKLYRPFQSELFAKRAYRELRLLKHMRHENVIGLLDVFTPDESLDDFTDFYLVMPFMGTDLGKLMKHETLSEDRIQFLVYQMLKGLKYIHAAGVIHRILDFGLARQADSEMTGYVVTRWYRAPEVILNWMRYTQTVDIWSVGCIMAEMITGKILFKGNDHLDQLKEIMKITGTPPPEFVQKLQSAEVSGSGWWAGLGLGGWPITLFPSQAKNYMEGLPELEKKDFASVLTNASPQAVNLLERMLVLDAEQRVTAAEALTHPYFESLRDTEDEPKAQKYDDSFDDVDRTLEEWKRVTYKEVLSFKPPRQLGARVPKETAL, from the exons ATGAGCTCCCCGCCACCCGCCCGCAAGGGCTTTTACCGCCAGGAGGTGACCAAAACGGCCTGGGAGGTGCGCGCCGTGTACCAAGACCTGCAGCCCGTTGGCTCTGGTGCCTATGGTGCAGTGTG CTCTGCAGTAGACAGCCGCACTGGCAACAAGGTGGCCATCAAGAAGTTGTACCGGCCCTTCCAGTCGGAGCTGTTTGCCAAGCGCGCCTACAGAGAGTTGCGCCTCCTCAAACACATGCGCCACGAGAAC GTCATTGGGCTACTGGATGTGTTCACACCTGATGAGTCTCTGGACGACTTCACAGACTT CTACCTGGTGATGCCATTCATGGGCACTGATCTGGGCAAACTCATGAAGCATGAGACCCTGAGTGAAGACAGAATCCAGTTTCTTGTGTATCAGATGTTGAAGGGGCTGAAG TATATCCATGCGGCTGGTGTCATCCACAGA ATCCTAGACTTTGGCCTTGCCAGGCAGGCAGACAGTGAGATGACAGGATATGTGGTAACCCGGTGGTATCGGGCACCAGAGGTCATCTTGAATTGGATGCGCTACACGCAGACAG TGGACATTTGGTCCGTTGGCTGCATCATGGCGGAGATGATTACTGGGAAGATCCTGTTCAAAGGCAATGACC ACCTGGACCAGCTGAAGGAGATCATGAAGATCACAGGGACGCCCCCTCCTGAGTTTGTTCAGAAGCTACAGAGTGCAGAGgtcagtgggagtgggtggtgggcTGGACTTGGGCTTGGGGGCTGGCCTATCACCCTTTTTCCCTCACAGGCCAAGAACTACATGGAAGGCCTCCCTGAGTTAGAAAAGAAGGATTTTGCCTCTGTCCTGACCAACGCAAGCCCTCAGG CTGTGAATCTCCTGGAAAGGATGCTGGTGCTGGATGCGGAACAGCGGGTGACAGCAGCTGAGGCGTTAACCCATCCATACTTTGAGTCCCTTCGGGACACTGAGGATGAACCCAAGGCCCAGAAATATGACGACTCCTTTGATGATGTAGACCGCACCCTTGAGGAATGGAAGC GTGTGACTTACAAGGAAGTTCTCAGCTTCAAGCCTCCTAGGCAGCtaggagccagagttccaaagGAGACGGCTCTGTGA
- the Mapk12 gene encoding mitogen-activated protein kinase 12 translates to MSSPPPARKGFYRQEVTKTAWEVRAVYQDLQPVGSGAYGAVCSAVDSRTGNKVAIKKLYRPFQSELFAKRAYRELRLLKHMRHENVIGLLDVFTPDESLDDFTDFYLVMPFMGTDLGKLMKHETLSEDRIQFLVYQMLKGLKYIHAAGVIHRDLKPGNLAVNEDCELKILDFGLARQADSEMTGYVVTRWYRAPEVILNWMRYTQTVDIWSVGCIMAEMITGKILFKGNDHLDQLKEIMKITGTPPPEFVQKLQSAEAKNYMEGLPELEKKDFASVLTNASPQAVNLLERMLVLDAEQRVTAAEALTHPYFESLRDTEDEPKAQKYDDSFDDVDRTLEEWKRVTYKEVLSFKPPRQLGARVPKETAL, encoded by the exons ATGAGCTCCCCGCCACCCGCCCGCAAGGGCTTTTACCGCCAGGAGGTGACCAAAACGGCCTGGGAGGTGCGCGCCGTGTACCAAGACCTGCAGCCCGTTGGCTCTGGTGCCTATGGTGCAGTGTG CTCTGCAGTAGACAGCCGCACTGGCAACAAGGTGGCCATCAAGAAGTTGTACCGGCCCTTCCAGTCGGAGCTGTTTGCCAAGCGCGCCTACAGAGAGTTGCGCCTCCTCAAACACATGCGCCACGAGAAC GTCATTGGGCTACTGGATGTGTTCACACCTGATGAGTCTCTGGACGACTTCACAGACTT CTACCTGGTGATGCCATTCATGGGCACTGATCTGGGCAAACTCATGAAGCATGAGACCCTGAGTGAAGACAGAATCCAGTTTCTTGTGTATCAGATGTTGAAGGGGCTGAAG TATATCCATGCGGCTGGTGTCATCCACAGA GACTTGAAGCCTGGCAACCTGGCTGTGAATGAGGACTGTGAGCTGAAG ATCCTAGACTTTGGCCTTGCCAGGCAGGCAGACAGTGAGATGACAGGATATGTGGTAACCCGGTGGTATCGGGCACCAGAGGTCATCTTGAATTGGATGCGCTACACGCAGACAG TGGACATTTGGTCCGTTGGCTGCATCATGGCGGAGATGATTACTGGGAAGATCCTGTTCAAAGGCAATGACC ACCTGGACCAGCTGAAGGAGATCATGAAGATCACAGGGACGCCCCCTCCTGAGTTTGTTCAGAAGCTACAGAGTGCAGAG GCCAAGAACTACATGGAAGGCCTCCCTGAGTTAGAAAAGAAGGATTTTGCCTCTGTCCTGACCAACGCAAGCCCTCAGG CTGTGAATCTCCTGGAAAGGATGCTGGTGCTGGATGCGGAACAGCGGGTGACAGCAGCTGAGGCGTTAACCCATCCATACTTTGAGTCCCTTCGGGACACTGAGGATGAACCCAAGGCCCAGAAATATGACGACTCCTTTGATGATGTAGACCGCACCCTTGAGGAATGGAAGC GTGTGACTTACAAGGAAGTTCTCAGCTTCAAGCCTCCTAGGCAGCtaggagccagagttccaaagGAGACGGCTCTGTGA
- the Mapk11 gene encoding mitogen-activated protein kinase 11, translated as MSGPRAGFYRQELNKTVWEVPQRLQGLRPVGSGAYGSVCSAYDARLRQKVAVKKLSRPFQSLIHARRTYRELRLLKHLKHENVIGLLDVFTPATSIEDFSEVYLVTTLMGADLNNIVKCQALSDEHVQFLVYQLLRGLKYIHSAGIIHRDLKPSNVAVNEDCELRILDFGLARQADEEMTGYVATRWYRAPEIMLNWMHYNQTVDIWSVGCIMAELLQGKALFPGNDYIDQLKRIMEVVGTPSPEVLAKISSEHARTYIQSLPPMPQKDLSSVFHGANPLAIDLLGRMLVLDSDQRVSAAEALAHAYFSQYHDPDDEPEAEPYDESVEAKERTLEEWKELTYQEVLSFKPLEPSQLPGTHEIEQ; from the exons ATGTCGGGTCCGCGCGCGGGATTCTACCGGCAAGAGCTGAACAAAACAGTATGGGAGGTGCCGCAGCGGCTGCAGGGCCTACGCCCGGTGGGCTCCGGCGCCTACGGCTCAGTCTG CTCGGCCTACGACGCGCGGCTGCGCCAGAAGGTGGCTGTAAAGAAGCTGTCTCGCCCTTTCCAATCGCTGATCCACGCGAGGAGGACATACCGTGAGCTGCGCCTACTCAAGCACCTGAAGCACGAGAAC GTCATAGGACTTTTGGACGTCTTCACGCCGGCCACATCCATCGAGGATTTCAGCGAAGT GTACCTCGTGACGACCCTGATGGGCGCCGACCTGAATAACATCGTCAAGTGTCAGGCCCTGAGCGATGAGCATGTTCAATTCCTTGTCTACCAGCTGCTGCGTGGGCTGAAG TATATCCACTCGGCGGGCATCATCCACCGG GACCTGAAGCCCAGCAATGTAGCGGTGAACGAGGACTGCGAGCTGAGG ATCCTGGACTTTGGGCTAGCACGCCAGGCTGATGAGGAGATGACCGGATATGTGGCCACACGGTGGTACCGGGCGCCAGAGATCATGCTAAACTGGATGCACTACAACCAGACAG TGGACATCTGGTCTGTGGGCTGCATCATGGCTGAACTGCTGCAAGGAAAGGCCCTCTTTCCTGGAAACGACT ACATCGACCAGCTGAAGCGAATCATGGAGGTGGTGGGCACGCCCAGTCCTGAGGTTCTGGCAAAGATATCCTCGGAGCAT GCCCGGACATAcatccagtctctgcctcccatgcccCAGAAGGACCTCAGCAGTGTCTTCCATGGAGCCAACCCCCTGG CCATAGACCTCCTTGGAAGAATGCTGGTACTAGACAGCGACCAGAGGGTCAGTGCGGCCGAAGCCTTGGCCCACGCATACTTCAGCCAGTACCATGACCCTGACGATGAGCCAGAGGCAGAGCCCTATGATGAAAGTGTTGAGGCCAAGGAGCGCACGCTGGAGGAGTGGAAGG AGCTTACTTACCAAGAAGTCCTTAGCTTCAAGCCCCTGGAACCCTCACAGCTCCCTGGCACCCATGAAATTGAGCAGTGA